Genomic DNA from Roseburia intestinalis L1-82:
TGTTTGACTACAATACACATAAGGATTTTGGCAGCGGCGACCGTATCTGTTATCACGGTGTGATGGACATGTTCCGAAATCCGAAACTTGCGGCTGCGGTCTACATGTGTCAGCAGGAAAAGGAGCCGGTACTTGAAATCAGTTCGTCCATGGATATCGGGGAACATCCGGGCTGTAACCGCGGAACGATCTGGATTTTTACCAATGCGGACAGTGTACGGATGTACAAAAATGACCGGTTTTTAAAGGAGTATACCGCATCAGATTCGCCGTATAAAAATCTTTCACACGGACCAATCGCAGTGGATGACTTTATCGGGGATGCCATTGAAAAAGAGGAAGATTTTAAACCGGAGCAGGCAAGGAAAGTGAAGTATATCCTGAATGCGGCGGCGCGGTATGGACTTTCCGATCTTCCGAAAGGCGTGTATTTGGCGGCATTGAAGCTTATACTCATGTATCACATGAAGCCGACGGATGCAGTGGCTTTGTACAACCGTTATATCGGTGACTGGGGAGGTACTTCGACAAGCTACCGGTTTGAGGCAGTAAAGAATGGAAAAGTGGTAAAAGTGGTCAGAAAAGAGCCGGTCACTTCCATGCATTTATCCGCGGAACCGGACCATCAAAACCTGACAGAACGAAATACTTATGAAGCTGCGGAAATCCGTATCCGTGCCCTGGATCAGAACGATAATATCGTAAGCTTTTACCAGGAACCGGTTGTACTGTCGACGGAGGGACCAATCGCCATCATTGGACCTGAAATCATTTCCCTGCAGGGAGGCATGGGCGGCACTTATGTCAGAACGACCGGGGAAGAAGGCGTCGGGATTTTAAAGATAAAAGCGGCACAGATGGAAGAGCAGAGAATACTGTTTGAAGTGAAAAATGACAGAAAATAAACGGTCACTGTGTTTTACAATGTGAAAAGAAATTTTGAAAAGAATTTTAATAAACACAAAATAAGGAAGGATGAAGTGTAAGATGACAGAACGATCAAAACAGATTTTTGGAAACGACATTGCACCGGGTGCCTATAAAAAAGCAGTCCGGTCAAAGCAGAAATTTATCCGTAAATTCGGAGATGACAGCACAAAAATTTATCCGACCTCGATTCAGGCAAATCCGTATATCGGACCGGAGCTCGGTGTTTCAGATATCCGTGTAGGCGAAGAAGGCACAGCGGATTTTAATACGGAAAAAGGAATCATTGTCGGAAACATCCGTATGGGATTTGGTCATTACCGCATTTCCATGGCGATCGCTTCCGCAGCACATGCGCTGGGGTATGAACCGTACTGGATGGATTTAAATTCCTACGGACAGACCACCTGTACCAAAGTGATCGGTGCGCAGAATGATCTTTACTCCATGGGTTCCCGTCTGTCACAGAAGAGCAGACTCTTTAACCGTCTGGTGTGGGAGCCGATGAACTATGAGGGATTTCGCAAACTGACCTACAATGCAGCAGATCAGAAAAATGCAGAATTGATGGCTCCGGTGTATGCGAATATCCCAAAGGATATCCCGGTCGTCGCAACGCATGTGTGGCCGGCGCAGGCTGCGCTTCACGCCGGAATGAAATATGTGGTCAATGCGATCCCGGACAACTGGCAGATGGCGCTTCATTTAGCGGAAGGCAGCATTCACACGGTGCAGACGCACTATGCATACCAGGGGTACCGCATTTTAAACGGAATGCAGGGGAATGATGTGTTGAATCCGATGCCGGAAGATGCTCTTTTTTATACCGGACATTATATCGACCATGAGCTTGTCAGCAATATCGAGACGGACTGCGCAGCGAGAAAACAGAGAAAAGAGGAGGGAAAACCGATGCGTTTTCTCCTGACGATCGGCGGTGCCGGTGCACAGAAAGAAATTTTTGCAGAGATCATCCGTTTTTTGCTGCCACAGATCAAAGAAAAGAAAGCGGCGCTTTATGTCAATGTCGGTGATTACCGCAATGTCTGGGAGGAACTTTTAAAGGAAATCCCGGAGATGGGACATTATGCGAAAGAACATTTTAACGACTGGGAGGATACGAAAAAATTTGCGGAGGATGCGCTTAACAAAGATGTCATCGGAATCCACGGCTTCTGGCATGAAAATATTTTTGAAGCGGTATACTGCACGAATCTTCTGATGCGAAGCTGCGATGTGCTCGTCACAAAGCCGAGTGAACTTTCATTTTATCCGGTGCCGAAACTATTTATCAGACGTGTTGGAGGACACGAGCAGTGGGGAGCAATCCATTCCGCGGAGATCGGTGATGGCACATTAGAGTGCAGGGATATCCCGCACACGCTTCAGATGATGAAACTGTTTCTGGAAGAAAAAACACTGCTCTGCGATATGTGCGACAACATTGTAAAAAATAAAGAAGCCGGAATCTACGACGGGGCGTATAAGGTCGTGGAACTTGCATTTTCGATGAAGCAGAAAAAATTTTAGGAAGGAAAAAAATCCTCTGCTCGCCAGAGGACTCGCATTTTCCTTCGGAAAACAAGGAGGATTTATGAAATTAACAGGAAAAGAGAAAGTCTCATACGGACTTGGGGCGGTCGGAAAAGATATGGTTTATATGTTTTCGGCAAGTTATGTTTTATATTATTATCAGGATATTTTAGGAGTCAGCGCGATCGCAATGGGAATCATTCTGATGGCGGCGCGTGTGTTTGATGCATTTAACGATCCGATCATGGGTGTGGTCGTTGCAAAGACGCGCACAAAATGGGGCAAATTCCGCCCGTGGCTGTTTATCGGGACACTGACAAATGCAGTGATTTTGTATCTGATGTTTGCGGCACCGCCAAAACTCGACGGAAACGGACTGGTGGCATATGCGGCAGTGACTTACATTTTGTGGGGTGTTACCTATACCATGATGGATATCCCATACTGGTCGATGATCCCGGCTTTTACGGAGGGCGGAAAAGAGAGAGAAGGACTTTCCACACTCGCGCGCTCCTGCGCCGGAGTCGGTTCTGCGATCGTGACGATCATCACAATGAAATGTGTCTATATGTTAGGGCAGGGAAATGAGCGAGTCGGTTTCAAATGGTTTGCGCTGGTGGTTGCAATTCTGTTTTTTGTATTTATTTTAATCACCTGTTTAAATATCAAAGAAAAATCTACCGTGGATGTGGAGGCACCTTCGGTTGGACAGATGTTCCGTTCCCTGTTACAGAACGATCAGGCGATGACGGTCGTTGTGACAATCGTTTTGATCAACTGCTCGATTTACATTACATCCAATCTCGTCATTTACTTTTTCAAGTATGACTTTGGCGGTGATAGCTGGTACAATGCCTATACCTTATTTAATACGTTTGGTGGAGCAATGCAGATTCTTGCCATGATGCTGTTTTTCCCGATCCTGCGCAAATTTCTGGGAACGATCCAGGTGTTTTATACCAGTTTTGTGATGGCGATTTTAGGATATGCGGTTCTTCTGATTTTAATGTTTGTCAATATGTCAAACCTGTATCTGCTGTTTGTTCCTGCATTTTTTATCTTTTCAGCAAATGGAATGTTATCCGTTCTCACAACGGTATTCCTTGCGAATACGGTCGATTACGGAGAGTGGAAGAATCACAGAAGGGATGAGAGCGTGATCTTTTCCATGCAGACTTTCGTTGTAAAACTTGCTTCCGGTGTGGCTGCGCTTGTGGCATCGATCTGCCTGACCGTCTGCAATTTAAGCCAGAATACGGACGGGGCAGCAGTTGCGGCAGCGGGAAGTTCGGTCGCAGGACTGCGCCTGACCATGACAGTATTCCCGATCGCAGGACTGCTTGTTGCGGTATTTTATTTCCGCAAAAAATATATTTTAAGTGAGCAGAAAGTGGAAGAAATCGCAAAAGAGATCAAGGAGATGAAAAAAGCATGATCACAGTCGAAAACCAGTTATTTTCCCTGCATACCAGACATACTTCTTATCTGTTCCGTGTCATGGAAACCGGACATTTGGAGCACTTATATTATGGAAGAAAAATTCATCCAGCCATAGACGGATTGATGGAACAGCATGCATTTGCGCCGGGTAATACCAATATTTATGACAGTGAACATCTGCAGTTTTCCTTAGAGGACGCATGTCTTGAGATGTCCTCTTTCGGGAAAGGCGATATCAGGGAGCCTTTTGTGGAACTGACACTTTCCGATGGAAGCGAAACGTCTGATTTCCTGTTTGAAAAATTTGAACAGGGAACCGGAAAGGAAGAATTTGAGACACTTCCGGGATCGTATGATGAGTCCGGTGAGGTGGAGTGGCTTGGTGTGACACTGCGCGATAAAAACAGCGGAGTCATATTAGAACTCCATTATTATGTCTATGAGGACTGTGATGTGATCACAAGGAGCGCAAAACTCATCAATGAGAGCGGGGATGTGGTAAAGTTAAACCGCCTGATGAGCCTGCAGCTTGATTTAGAACCGTCCGACTATGTGTTTACAACATTTCACGGGGCTTGGGCACGTGAAATGGGGCGCACGGACGTACGGCTGGTGCCGGGAAAATATGTAAACGCCTCTTACACGGGAACGTCGTCGAGCCGTGACAATCCGTTTGTGATGCTTGGAAAAGAACATACCACGGAGGATGCGGGGGAATGTTTTGGATTTAATCTGATCTACAGCGGCAATCACTATGAGGCGGCGGAGGTCGGCAGTTTTGGAAAAGTAAGAATCGTATCCGGGATCAATCCGCAGTCGTTCTGTTTTACACTTGAGTCAGGGGAGAGTTTTGAGGCGCCGGAGGCGGTAATGACCTACGCATCAGACGGATATAATGCCATGAGCCAGAATATGCACCGTTTTGTGCGGGAGCACATTGTGAGGGGAACCTGGAAGAAAAAGGAGCGCCCGGTGCTCTTAAACAGCTGGGAGGCAGCCTATTTTGACATTAATGAAAGAAAACTGCTCTCACTTGCAAAAGCGGGAAAAGAGGCGGGCATTGAGCTTTTCGTCATGGATGACGGCTGGTTTGCAAAACGTGATAATGACACGAGATCGTTAGGAGACTGGCAGCCAAATCCAAAGAAACTGCCGGGCGGTTTAAAGGGGATTGCAGATAAGATCAGGGCGATTGGCATGGATTTTGGAATCTGGGTGGAGCCTGAGATGGTCAATGTGGACAGTGATCTCTACCGCAGCCATCCGGACTGGGTGATCGAGATTCCGGGAAAGGCGCACTCGGAAGGGCGCAATCAGAGGATCCTTGATCTGACCAGAAAGGACGTGCAGGATCATATCATTGAGGAGATGGGCAGAGTATTTTCCTCCGCGGACATTTCCTATGTAAAATGGGATATGAACCGCACATTTTCGGATTATTTTTCACAGAGTATCCGTCCTGAAAGGCAGGGGGAGGTGGCACACCGGTATGTGATGGGACTTTACCGCTGCATGAGGGAGCTGACAAAGAGATTCCCGGACATCCTGTTTGAGGGCTGTGCTGCGGGTGGAAACCGTTTTGACCTTGGTATGCTCTGTTATTTCCCACAGATCTGGGCGAGCGATGATACAGATGCGCTCTGCCGTGCCGAGATCCAGACCGGGTACAGCTACGGCTACCCGATGTCCGTGATAAGCGCACATGTCTCCGGCTGCCCAAATCATCAGACACTGCGCACGACACCGCTTGAAACACGTTTTGCGGTAGCGGCGTTTGGACTGCTCGGATATGAGTGCAATTTCTGTGATCTGAAAAAAGAAGAGTCAGAAGCCATCAAAGCGCAGATCATTCTTTACAAAAAATGGCGCAGTGTGCTGCAACAGGGAATTTTTTACCGTGGCAGGAGTTTTACAGGGAACGGCAGAGGAAATGCGTTTGGAAAAAACAGTGTCCTCTGGAATGATGACAGCAATGTGACGGAATGGACGTGCGTCTCGCCGGATCAGTCGAAGGCGGTCGGCTTCGTCATGCAAAAGCTTGTCGTGCCAAACACGCAGTTCGGGTACTATAAACCACAGGGACTCTGTGAGGAAAAGAAGTATCATTTTTATAACCGTTCTTTAAAATATAATGTCAAAGAGTTCGGGGATCTGGTTAACACCGTATCACCGATCCATATCAGACAGGACTCCATTGCGCACAATCTGGTTGCAAAGTTTGTGAAAATGGACGGGGAAAAGGAGAATATTACGGCATACGGGGATACCCTGATGTATGGCGGCGTGAAGTTGAAACAGGCATTTTCCGGCAATGGATATAATGAGAATGTGAGATATTTTCAGGATTTCGGGGCGCGGATGTATTTTATGGAAGAGGCTTTCGAAGATCATACTCTATGATTTTGGTTCGTCGATCTTAAGGAGCATCGGGGACAGTGAGCACCCGCTTTACAGCCTGATCGCTGCGGTATGTAAGAGAGTGCACGAATTCTGGGTGCTGATGATAATTTACCCGATTTCGTGGGTTGTGACGGGAATTGCGATGATGATCGCGTATACGTTGCTGCGGAGAAAGATTTTGGCAAAAAGTGGTGTAAATCAGCTTGAATAAAAAAATATAAGGGGAAAAAATGTCTTATATCATATCCTACGTCGGAGCCGGCGGAAAGACCAGCAGCATTTATCAGGATGCTGCAGCGTTTGTAAACGAGGGGAAAAAAGTCATGATCACAACTACAACGCATATGTATGTGCCAAAAGACCGGGTGTTCATTGATGGCAGGGAGAAAAGTTGTGAGAAGCTGCGAGAGGAAGTAGCCGGGATTTTGAAAAAAAACGGGATCTGTGTGTGTGGCACAATTTTAAGTGATAATAAAAAAACAGAGATTTATGCGGTTGGAAAATGTGCCGGAAACGATGCTGTTGAAGAACAGCAGAAGATGGAACCGGAGAAGTTTAAAACTTTAAGCATTAAACAGCTTACAGCAGTATGCAAAGAGGCAGATGTTGTCCTGATCGAGGCGGACGGCGCTGCACATAAGGCGGCAAAAGCGCCGGAAGCATGGGAGCCGGCGGTGTATGCACAGAGCAATAAAGTTGTGATCGTCATGGGACTTCACGCAGTCGGAGGAAGTGTGGATGAAGTGTGCCACAGACCAGAGTGCGTAAAGGAAGCATTAGACTGCGACGGAGCGCATCTTTTGACGCGTACGGATTTGGATGTACTGATGGCGGTCTATGAAAAAAAGATCGGACAGCAGTTTCCGGGGATGGAGACGGAGCGGAGATATTTTATAAAAAGTTCTTGACACTACCGCTTTACCATGCTAAAATCGAAACAACTTAAAAAACAAAGAAACGTTAAATCGTTGAGCAAAGAGAGTACTTCATAGGATATCTCACAGAGAGTCCGTGGCTGGTGGAAACGGACAGATGAATATGAAAGGAATGGGTTTGCGAGAGCAAAGCGAACAGCGTACCAGATGGTATGGTCAGTAGCGGATGCCGTGTCCTCACGTTACAGAGGTAAGATATCGGACAGTAAAGAAAGATAGCTGTTTGTGTGTCGGATGAGGTCAGACATGATTGGTGGCGGATATTTCCAGTTTTTGGAAATATCCGTTTTTTTCATTCATAGGAAATTACGTCCTATGAATGAAAAAGCCCTCCGGGCGGGATGCGCACCTTGCGGAGATGAAGTTTGCTGTAAACAGCACCGCTCGGGCACGAAAGAGTCGCAAGCGACTCTTTGTCCTACATGGAATCATAATGTCTGGCGAAACAGGGTGGCACCGCGTGAAAACGCCCCTGACTGGAAAAAAATTCCGGTCAGGGGCGTTTTTTAACAATAAAATTCGCGCAGAGTGTGAACTTTATTGTTTTGATAACATGGTTTTGCAACAGGTGATTCGAGAATGGAGATTGGGATGAAAAGAATTTACAGAGTTTACAAAAAGACAGTCAGTATTGTAAATGAGACAGCAACCGGGATGTACCGGAATCTGGTGGGAAAGAAAAAAGGATTTTTGTTAGAGAGTTATGACAAGAATTATGACCGCTATACATTTTTCGGCGTAGAACCGGAAGAGATCATTTCCTCGAAGGGACAGTCACTGGTGATTACAAAAAAAGATGGTACCGAGGATGTAAGGGAGGGAAATCCGCTTACATTATTAAAAGAATATTATAACGAATTTGAAATCCGGAAGGACAATGAGGAACTGAATTTTTCGGGAGGTCTTGTGGGAAGTGTTGGTTATGACTTCGTGAGATACAGTGAGGTGCTGCCGGAAGAAAACCCGGATGAGATCGGGATTGAGACGGTTCAGCTTATGCTGATGAAAGAATTCATTGTGGTTGATCATGTGGCAGAAACACTGACCGCGGTGATCTTAGAATCCGATGATGAGACAGGAAAAGAAACGGCAGCGAAAAAAGCAGCAGAATTGATCAAAACTGCCATGCAGGAACAGAAAGAATCAGAAGTAAGACTGTTTCCGGATGGAGTGATCACGAAAAAGTCAGATACTTTAGAGGAATACAGTGAAAAGGTAAATAAGATCAAACAGTATATCCGCGACGGGCATATTTTCCAGACCGTATTATCACAGCGCTGGACGATCGCGACGGGACAGGATGGATTTGATCTGTACTGCGAACTCCGTGAGCTAAACCCATCTCCATATCTTTATTATTTTAATTTTGGAGATTTTGAAGTGATTGGAAGTTCCCCGGAGATGCTGGTCAAACAACAGGGGAATAGGGTATTTACCTGCCCGATCGCCGGAACAAGACCAAGGGGAAAGACAAAGGAAGAAGATGACAGACTGCACAGGGAATTGCTTGCCGATGAAAAAGAACGTGCCGAACATGTCATGTTAGTTGATCTGGCCCGCAATGATATGGGACGCATCACAGAGTTTGGTACGGTAAAAGTTACAGACTTTATGAGCGTAAAAAATTATTCACATGTCATGCATATCGTCTCGATGGTCGAGGGACGCAAGAAAGGCAGTTTTCACCCGTTTGATCTGCTGGCATCCTTCCTCCCGGCAGGAACTTTGAGCGGAGCACCAAAGATCAGGGCGATGGAGATTATCGAAGAACTGGAGAGTGTGAGAAGAGGCCTTTACGGTGGTGCAACCGGATATGTGGATTTTTCCGGCGATATGGATTTCTGTATCACGATCCGTACGATGATCAAAAAAGGAAAAAACGTTTATTTACAGGCAGGAGCCGGAATCGTTGCAGATTCTGTTCCGGAAAATGAATACAAAGAATGTTGTAACAAGGTCATGGCTCTGGCAAAAACCCTTGTGGAGGAGGAAAACTTATGATATTGCTGATCGATAACTACGATTCATTTACATTTAATCTGTACCAATATATTGGAACTTTTACGCAGGATATAAAGGTTGTCCGCAATGATAAGATTACGATCGGGGAGATAAGAGAGTTACATCCGGATAAAATTGTTCTTTCCCCAGGACCGAAAAGTCCGAAGGAAGCAGGAATCTGTATGGATGTGGTAAAGGAATTTTACAGAGAGATTCCAATCCTTGGCATCTGCCTTGGACATCAGTGTATCGGTGAGGCATTTGGGGGAACCGTGACATACGCAAAAGCATTGTTCCATGGAAAACAGTCAGAGATCACACATACCGGAACCGGAATTTTCGCAGGAATTACCTCACCGGTCAAGGTGGCAAGATATCACTCGCTGGCAGTGCAGATGGATGATCTGCCGGAATGTCTGACGGTTATGGCACAGACCAAAGACGGAGAGATCATGGCAATGCAGCATAAAGAATATCCGGTGATCGGTTTACAGTTTCATCCGGAATCTATCTATACAGAACATGGAAAACGAATGGTGGAAAATTTTATCAATGGAATCAATTAGGAGGTAGTTATGATACTCGATGTCATTGTAGAGGATAAAAAGAAGCGTCTGCCGGAACATAAAAAGAATATCAGTGAAATAAAAATGCGTGAACTGGCAGAGAAGTATGAAGGCAAAAAACACGGTTTTTATCAGGCATTAAGTAAAAGTGGTATTTCCATTATCGGAGAATTTAAAAATGCTTCCCCAAGTCTTGGGAAAATTAAAAGTAAAATAAATTTATTGGACAGAATTGATGAATACAACGAATCGGTAGACGCAATTTCCTGCCTGACCGAGGAAGATCATTTTGATGGAAATGTGGACTATCTGAAAAAGATAAGGACGATCACGGAGCTCCCAATCTTAAGAAAAGATTTTATGATCGATCCCTACCAGTTTTATGAGGCAAAGGCGATTGGGGCAGATGCAGTACTTTTGATCGCAGCAATTTTAGATGATGCACAGATGAAAGATTTTTATCAGTTATCGAAAGAATTAGAGCTGGATGCACTGGTGGAAGTACACGATGAGAAAGAACTGGAGCGGGCAATGAAGATCGATGCAGATATCATTGGAGTCAACAACCGCAACCTCAAAGATTTTACAATCAGTCTCGATACGACGGTACAGCTTTCGAAACTGGTACCAGAAGACAAAGTTTTGGTTGCGGAGAGTGGTATCTTACAGGATGCGGATGTGGAACTTTTAAAGGAATGTGGTGTGGATGCATTCCTGATCGGCAGGGCACTGATGGAAGCGGAGCATCCGAAGGAGGTTGCAAAGAGGTGGAAAGCATAAAACAGAAAGTTCCACAGATCAAAATCTGTGGGATCACGCAGGATGAGGAAATACAATGGCTGAATGAAGCGGATGTTTCCTATGCAGGATTTGTTTTATATGAAAAAAGCTGCCGTTACATTCCAATCAGTAAAACACAAGAATTGTTTGAAAAATTAAATGACAGTATAAAAAAGGTAGCTGTCGCAGTAAGCCCGGATGTGACGATGGTAAAACAAGTTATGGATGCGGGGTTTGATATCCTGCAGGTGCATGGCAATCTGACAGAGGAAGTCCTCGCAGTGACAGAGATCCCGGTCTGGCAGGCAGTCAATCTTACGGATGCGAATATATTTGAGGAACTAGTGAGGGAATATAGAGATTTATCCATAGATGAAAAAATCACGGCACTTCTCATGGATGCCAAAGAGTTTGGAAGCGGAAAAACCTTTGGATGGGATGCATATGAGAGAGACGAGGGCAAAGAAATGCTAAGGCAGTTACGACAGATACTTGAGAAAGAACAAATCCAGTTTGTACTTGCAGGAGGTCTTACCCCGGATAACGTCAGCCGGGGGATAGATATTTTTTCACCGGATATCGTGGATGTCAGTTCGGGTGTGGAAAAAGAACCTGGACAGGGAACCGGAAAAGACAGGGAAAAAATACAGAAATTTGTGCGGAACATGCATTCTATTGTTTAGACGGCGGAAAATCAGAAATATAACAGTATTTCGTTATAGAAAGTGATAAATAAAGTAAAAGAGATATAAGTTAATTTTAAATTTAAGAAAGGAACACGAAAATTATGAACCAGAAAGCATATTACGGAGAATTTGGAGGACAGTATGTAGCGGAATCTCTGATGAATACATTAGAGGAATTAGACAAAGCATTTGAGGAGGCAATCCATGATCCGGAATTTATGGAGCAGTACCATTACTATTTAAAACAGTATGTGGGACGCGAGACACCTCTTTACTTTGCGGAACGTCTCAGTGAAAAGTATGGCACAAAGATTTATTTAAAACGTGAGGATTTAAACCATACCGGAGCACATAAGATCAATAATGTAATTGGTCAGATCCTCCTTGCAAAGCGTATGGGAAAAAAGAAAGTTATTGCGGAGACCGGTGCCGGACAGCACGGCGTGGCAACTGCGACAGGTGCAGCTTTGTTTGATATGGAATGTACCGTTTACATGGGCGAGGAAGATATCAGGCGACAGGCACTGAATGTTATGAGAATGGAGATGTTAGGGGCAAAAGTCGTAAGTGTCCGTTCCGGCAGTAATACATTAAAGGATGCCACCAACGAGGCAATCCGTACCTGGGCAAAGACAGCGGAGGATACCTTTTATATCATAGGTTCTGCGGTAGGTCCATATCCTTATCCAAAGATGGTCAGGGAATTTCAGAGCGTGATCAGCAGAGAAGCAAAAAAACAGTTCTTAGAAGTGGAACACAGGCTGCCGGCTGCCGTGATGGCATGCGTGGGCGGCGGCTCGAACTCCATTGGAATGTTTGCAGATTTTATAGAGGAACCTTCGGTAAAACTGATCGGCGTTGAGGCGGCCGGAAAGGGAATCGAGACAGGTGAGCATGCGTCGGCGATGGCACTTGGTGAGCCGGGAGTCTTACATGGCATGCGTTCCTATCTGCTGCAGGATGAAGATGGAAATGTAAAACTGGCACACTCTATTTCCGCAGGACTGGATTATCCGGGGGTCGGACCGGAGCACGCCTATCTCAGAGACAGCGGAAGAGCCACATATGTTTCCGTGACCGATACAGAGGCAATGGATGCGCTGATGGAACTCTGTAAATTAGAAGGAATCATTCCTGCGATTGAGAGTGCACATGCAGTAGCTTATGCGAGCAAATATGCGAAAGAACTTACCGAAAAACTTGGTGCAGCGGAAGCAAAGGATAAGACAATGATCATCTGTCTGTCAGGACGTGGAGATAAGGATGTCAATACGATTGCGGATTATCTGGCAGGAAAAGGCTACCTGAACTGATTCAGAAAAAATAAATTAAAATAATATAAACATGATTTAATAAACGAAAAGAAGGGAAAGACAGATATGAATCGTATTGAAGCAAAAATGAAAGCCTTACAGGAAAAAGGCGAAAAAGCATTTATCACTTATATTACAGCAGGACTTCCGGATCTTGAGGGAACAAAGAAACTGCTGAAG
This window encodes:
- a CDS encoding phosphoribosylanthranilate isomerase, producing the protein MESIKQKVPQIKICGITQDEEIQWLNEADVSYAGFVLYEKSCRYIPISKTQELFEKLNDSIKKVAVAVSPDVTMVKQVMDAGFDILQVHGNLTEEVLAVTEIPVWQAVNLTDANIFEELVREYRDLSIDEKITALLMDAKEFGSGKTFGWDAYERDEGKEMLRQLRQILEKEQIQFVLAGGLTPDNVSRGIDIFSPDIVDVSSGVEKEPGQGTGKDREKIQKFVRNMHSIV
- the trpB gene encoding tryptophan synthase subunit beta; amino-acid sequence: MNQKAYYGEFGGQYVAESLMNTLEELDKAFEEAIHDPEFMEQYHYYLKQYVGRETPLYFAERLSEKYGTKIYLKREDLNHTGAHKINNVIGQILLAKRMGKKKVIAETGAGQHGVATATGAALFDMECTVYMGEEDIRRQALNVMRMEMLGAKVVSVRSGSNTLKDATNEAIRTWAKTAEDTFYIIGSAVGPYPYPKMVREFQSVISREAKKQFLEVEHRLPAAVMACVGGGSNSIGMFADFIEEPSVKLIGVEAAGKGIETGEHASAMALGEPGVLHGMRSYLLQDEDGNVKLAHSISAGLDYPGVGPEHAYLRDSGRATYVSVTDTEAMDALMELCKLEGIIPAIESAHAVAYASKYAKELTEKLGAAEAKDKTMIICLSGRGDKDVNTIADYLAGKGYLN